The genomic stretch atCATTGGATTTAATATGATATAGTATGATGTCATAACTAAGTATATCTACAATaaccctacttccaaataaggtcacattctaaagTTCTGGATGGACGTggctttttttattaaaaaaatttttttttaacgtttatttatttttgagacagacagagatagagcatgaacgggggagggtcagagagagagggagacacagaatccgaaacaggctccaggctctgagctgtcagcacagagcccgacgcggggctcgaacccacgaactgtgagatcgacctgagctgaagtcggacacttagccaactgagccacccaggcgccccaaaggatgGACGTGGCTTTTGAGAGAATACTATTCAGCTCAGCATATTAATCCTGCtaggtgtttatcaattttaatcATTTCCAAAGTCTCacttttttgttgattttctgtgttaATTTCCATCAATTGTGGATATGTTCTCTGTCAATATCTCTTCAAACATTTCTTCCGtgccattctctttttcttcaccttGTGAAACTCAATTACAAGATGCAAGGCCATTTGATTTTGCCTTCAAAACTCAAATActctgtcctttttattttcactcccttttctctttgattttcagttttttattttcaattgtccCATCTTCCAAGTTTATCAAATCATTTCCTATGTAGTCATATCATAttcaattctagaattttctttttgtttcccataGTTTACATGTATTTGCTGAAAATCCCCATCTTTTCATGCATGTTTTCCACCCTTTTTACTACCTCCTTCAGCAATTTATCATAGTTAATCTACTTCTGATAACTACAATATCTGGGCAATCTCTGAGTTCACTTCTATTGACTTCTCTCTGAATCAAATCAAATGTCTCTGCTCCTTGAAGGTCTTATAATTTCTTGCTGCATGCTGGATATTTTCTATAAAAGAACAGTaggtatgaaaataaataataattacctCCACAAAAGGGTGTGCCTATTCCTTGTCAGGCTCTTAGACTGGGAAGCTGCATCAATCTAATCTGTGGTTGATGTGGAGATGAGCTGTGCTGATTTAGTTTAGTTTTACCActtgcttcaaatattttaaatgaagatttCCTTTCAGCAGGAATTGGGATCTGAGAATTGGTGAGAACTTAGTAGAACCTTTGGTTTTTCAGCTAAATCGCCAGCTTTCCAAACATGTGGAGTTTCTCTTTGCACTACATTCCAAAGGCATAAGTTAGAATTTGAGGTTTTCTCTTTGTATTCCACTCAGGCTTCCTGAGAAGGTGAACTCTCTCTCAAATTACCATGCCTTTTGGAGGATACAGTTGCTTACACTCACAATGCCTCAGAaagatttttcctattttagttCTGTTCTATGTTCTTATCTTCCTAGTAAGTGAGTACATTCTTTCTAAAACTAGCAATCTGGCTGATTGAAAAGAAGCAAGACATAAATCACGGATTTATAAAGATAAGCCAATGTTTACTGAACTTCATTTCACAGTGAGTCTATACAGGACAAGGCAGAAGAGATAAGAgaagttctttctctttcataaatcCACTGAGCACTTACAACATATGACACTATTCCAGCAAAATATAATCTCAGTAACTAGGATGGATAAAAATGGAGCTCCTAAATTATAGAAGATCTTGTTTgattttctaaaatctaaaattagaaGTGGACTAGTTCAGGTTCCTTTTACCATGTGATTCTGCCATCTCCTAAAATCTTATCATCAATAATATCCATTGactggaaagagggaaaaaaaggggacGGGCATTCCCGTTTTTCAGAATCTTAATATGAAAACAACAAATACATCCATTTCACTTACATTTCAGTGGCTAATATTCAGTCTCATGCAATTCTTAATtgaaagggaggctgggaaatgcagtTTTGCTGTGTAtccagaacaaaaaagaaatacattcagtTCATAGAATCTGTTAATTTTGTCAGCTTAACAACCTTCTATCCTTAAAGCTAAATATTCAATACAGGAACGTTGATTGAATTGAAGAGGAATGCCTTATCTGTTTATACAAGCTTCTGTACTGACATTGGAGGCAAGTCATATTTTAAGGGAGGGTGTGGTTCTCTTCCATTACTTCAGTGTAAGTGAGGGATAAACACACATTCAAAAATCTATTTATAATCCCTTTTTGAATTAACATTTTCACCCTCTGTTATGTTTAAGAGTAAAAGTTACATAATGGGATTAAAATACTATTGaagtaactttttgttttataagaatttaATGTGTTAGTGCATATTTCTAAACCTAATATTCTAGTACAGACCTGTAAGTCCAAGTTCTTCCTGTGTCATCCTCCCCACATGTAATTTATAAACTTTGATTCTATCAATCCCCCTCTCACCATATGTGGTCCTTCACAACTTGAATTTCAGCTTCCTTGATGTACAGGAGTCAGGACCCACCAGTGTTTCTCAGCTGTGGTTGCACTATGATTTTCAGAGGCATGAAAGAAATTTTTCATGGCTTgtatccaaatatttttctagtgATGTCAAATTTCAATGCATCGATATTTACTGAAGTATCTCCCATGGTCACTACTGTGTGACCTatgtaaatagtattttattcCACTTTCTGTCTTATTAGCCCAGAAGTCTTCAGCAGTATTACTTACACAGTCTTATATCTAGAAACTTATTCCTAATTGAGATTTCTAATTCCACCAGataaccattttcttttaaagtgctCCCTCTTATACGTTAAACTTGTCACCATCTTTTATTTTGGCCATGGAATCATTTCTTCTAAAATGATAAACCCTGTTAATCTTCTTCAAAGATTCTTTTGAGAACCAGTCACTGGGAACCTTCTGGatgatcattttcttcttttgaattttctctgGGATCTGTAAACCATTCTTTATCTGCACAGATATGGATCCAAGTAGAAGCTATCCAATCACTtgcatgacagagagagagagaaagttgttTTTGTGGATACAAGTATCACAACTATTTTGTACCTagttttctccccctctcccccctttgATTTTGTCCTTCCTACAAAGATCACACCCTGTTTAAAAGGGTTAGTATTTGCTCATTCAAGACTacttttacaaataattataatttctatataaatgAAAATCTCAGAAGCTCTTGACAGCAGTTTGTGGTAACTTCTATTAATCATATCTGCTATTACTCACAACCTTTCAGCCTTATGTATGAACACTAGTCCTTGTTTTGTGTAGATCACAACTGAAGTAAACTTACCTATAGCTACTTCTCTCATGCATCGAGTGATTAAAATCCCATTTCAGAGACTAAGCTTCATGAACCTCTTGCAAGGATGTGTGACAGACTAGTTGGCATAGTATTTGGCCTTATGGCAGGAATTAAATCAACACCTACAGAATCACTTGTGCAAAGCCTAAGCAATGAAAGTGCTTACATGAATTCAGGTCTGCTCCCCTTAATAAGTggattccagaagaaaaaaattttataaagactGTAAGAAATGTAGTGATATGGTAAAACTATTACTTCAAAACCCAATTCTAAAGGAGCTGCTGAGCAATGCTGAGTATCCAGGGTCCTGGAAAATGTCCTTATAAAAGTGCTCCAAACAAAACATGCTTTACGAtgatttagaaaatatgaaaggcTGGATTTTGTAGACTGCTTGGTACACTTCTGGTTGTTTCtcataagtaggaaaaaaatctacaatgTTGTAgtcctttggttttattttctgggattaaaaaaaagtataggcaTAAATGTTTTCCCATGCTCTTCTTGATGATATCCTTTAAAATAACTTATCAAACGGCTTTATGTCTCTTGTTTATCAGTGTTCATCAAAGTCACTGTCAGCCTTGATTAACTGGTTGAAAATTTCAGAGCAGAGTAAGTAACTTTCATGAACATTTTCCCCAATCCCTGAGAATCATAATCATCACAGAAATGTTTTATCCCTTCATCATAAATCTCTGGAAAGTAGCCGTGTTCGTTCATTGTTAACAGGGCAAGGAGCAGTGTCATAGAGGGTTAATCCATGTAAATTGGCTTCCACTTGTAAAGAAATTTTctgtaacagaaaagaaaattatatatagacGTTTGTTCCTTAAAGACATCTTCAATGTCTTCAACATCACATCTTCGATATGTTCTGAGGAACATTTATGGGATTGAGGATGTAAATCAATTCTAATGAGTAACAAGAGTGAGACAGATGCTATACTGACAAAGGTATCAACTGTAGTACCAACAGAGTTGGGAAAACCAAGCTTCTCTACTCAGaagttcttcatttttctttggtttctaaaAGGAATCAGTAGGCGGAGGAATCAGGAAACGTAGGCAGAGTTGATGAAAATTCTGTGAAAAAGTTTCTGCAAATTTACTTGTTCTACAGCCCTATTTTCAAGGTTGAATACCTTACTAACAATACACTACTTCTCCAAACACAGAAACAATTTCCCTGAGTCGCTCCTCTTCTGGCATTGCTGCTTATGAAGTTAATTTTCAAAAAGGCTGGAGACTTGCCTATAGAAACTTCTCTTATTCCACCTGCAGGAAGTTTGACTGCATAAATCTAACGCTGTGTTTTCTTACCTGAAAATCACGGATGTAAGTCAAGAAAAAACCAAAGAAGGAGAATGACAAAGACCATTCTGCTGCAGTGGTGATCATGTGAAGCACATAACCCTTGAgtgacaatggaaaaaaaaagaacagttctgTGAAATTTCATTCAAATAATCTATAATTTCTCtcaaaaaacccataaaatttaTAATCCAATCTGCCTTATGAAAATTAAAGGACATCAGGTAAATACTAAGGACATTTTAATACACTATAGacttttgttaaaaatgtgtCCATTTGAGTTTAACTATAACAAGCATGCTATATTAATTAAAGATGTTAATAAAAGGGGAAGGTATAGAATACACTGATAACACAGAACCCTCTGTACTATTTTCACAATTCTTCTGTAAATATAAACTATCTAAATTCGGAtttgtttaaaaacttaattccatttatattttataaataattccaCATCTGAACTTTCTGTGGAAAAAAACCCAATCCTTAATTTATTGAACCTAGCTCAAGAATTAAAGACAGACATTAGAAAGTTCCTCCTAAATGATTTACCTACTGTAAATTTCATCCAGAGCAAATAAAATTTCCATCTGAGAACTAAGACAGGAGAACTTCTCTATGATCAGGAAGTTACTGCCTTTCCCACAACCATAAGATTCATTAAATGTCACTAAAAATGTTTAGGTAAAAAATGCTCATGGTAAACGTGGTGTCATTTTTAGAGCATTAAATAATATATGGATTATAGCTAAGAGAAtccaggggctcctaggtggctcaactggttggggatccaactcttgagtttggcttaagtcatgatcctagggtcatgagatcaagccctaggtcagggtctgcactgagcattgagactgcttgagattctctttctccctccttctgtccctctcctctgctcatatatctctctctaaaataaaaaaatatatacaataaaaaaaataactgagaatggggcacctgggtggctcaatcagttaagcgtccagctttagctcaggtcatgatctcacggtccgtgagttcgagccccacgttgagctctgcgctggcagctcggagcctggagcctagttggattctgtgtctccctctctctctgctcctctcccacttatgctctgtctctctctctctcaaaagtaaataaacattaaaaactatttttaaaaaataactgaaagaatctaataaattattccattctttcattcttatAAACATGTCCTATCCAGggctaattctttaaaaataacttaaaatgaaatGCCACTGAGAGGTTTGTGAAAACAGATGAACTTATTTTATCATCTATTTAGTATATGTCCCTCCACTTTTTTTCTCAGGATCAAAGATGCTATCTCCATTCAGATATCCAGTATACTGGAACCCAAATGTAGAGTCCATAATAATAAACTTCCAGATAATAATTCAGAAAACACGATTTCTAATAATAAAAGATCTCAGTTGGGTATGTTGTACACTACATCCATATTTAGGAGAGACAATTTCTGAGAAAACTCTTTGCCATCACGATTCTCTTCATGTCTTGAAAATGTTCACTGATCAGACGCGAGAGAATAACACAGGTAATTCTACACAAACTCAATCATACATAGTAAATAATCCTAATTTAACAGAATTGACTATTCTActgaaaaagtttcatttttggtgatgacacaaaagaatacatcaAAACCAACCAAACTAGTCATCTTTAATATAAAACTAAGTTTTGTAGATTCCAAGCTCTTACTTTGTCCTCGGGGTCCCAATGGAGTTTCTGGTCTACATCTTTGCCATAATTGCCACTGTGCAACAATGATGAGGAAGTCAGCactataaaaaaaagtaagtcaagGAGAATCTCGGACAAGACCTGTGCATTtaaattacattcaaaataaaaataactttaaaggtCCCAAAGGATTACTCATACATTTGTTACCAAGGTCCAAACCCATTTTCTTAAAGACTAGATGTCACATAGCAgtagtgaaaattaaaatgtgccTGGAGGATTACTATGAAATGGTCTGTAGAGTCAACTCCCCTTTGCTCAGTAAATCAGTACTATCCTCCATAATTGTTCTCAAGGACATAAACTCATCCTTCAGATGTCTGAAGTGAGTATGGTCAGGCTAAACATCAGCTTTGTTCCTAGTTCAATTACTGAGGTCTTatgtaaaatttgaatttcacatttcaAGTCTTTTAGTTTACTAACCCAAGAATCTCACCCACAAAAGACCTGCTTACAATATGCCAACAGTGTTCACTTAAATTCTGTTATTCAATTCCCTTCCAAGTGGAGCCACATTTTACAGCAAAGGATACTGCTAAATGCACTTACTCCACACCAGATAACCAGCAATAGTCTAATCCAGAAGACTTGTTTGCCATGAATTTTGGGCTGCATTTGGTAGGAAAGGATGGTCTGAACCAACATATATAACGAGCCCATACCAAAGGTGAGCACAGCTCCACATATGTGTACAggaaaaaagtctgttttctaagaggtagaaagaagaaataagtaaataaggtaAACTCAAAACACATTACCAACACAATATTTAAAAGCACAAGCCAGCGATTTCAATAGAACATTCACTGAGTGCAAAAATACTGCGAATTCTACAAAATTAGTTCTTGAAGTAATTCTCTCTTAGACTACTCAGCATAAGCCAGAGGACTACAGTAAAACAAATTATTCATATGCCACTACTGAAAATATGACAGTAGTTGTTCATTTACTCATTGAATACCATGTTTCTGTGGGTGCCTCTTGTGTGTCAAGCACTGTTCTAACTACTCAGatatatcagtgaacaaaacaggcaagCATCTGGCCCTCAGAGTTTATATTCAAGtgaagaagcaaaaacaataaataataaactttagaaGCAAGTAAAATTCATAGTATGTTAGATGGTGATAAGGACTATAGAAAAAGAGTAATGCACAACAAAGGGAGATTAGCAGGTTGGAAAGCTGGAGGGAGGGAGTTTCAACTGAAACCCAATTTAAATCAAAAGCAATTTAaagtctcaaaaaatttaaacaccCCACCTTGGCTCTAATTGATTGGTATTGATAAAGTATACAAGGGATTatcataaattataatttttccccctttaccTCACTCTTACCGGtatccatttacattttattttttactacatATACCCTCTGCTTAAAAGTGACAAGAGTGGCTCTCCAAAAATCCTACAAAGACCTTCAGTTGAGCCCCTCTAATTCTCGAAGCTGGCACTGTCTGTATTTCATGTGGTTGGGAAGGCACTGCACAGCATCTGGCACGGAGGGCATCACGGGGTAGCAAGAGGGAAGAGGTAGGGCTTGAGCCCCTCCTTTCAGTCAACTGTGCTAATTCACAAATACAGAACCCAACTTTCTTAGTTGAAGCTACAGGAAGTTTCCagtataaagaagtaaaagataacatttttggCAACGCCATTGGTTTTCTTTTGGAGAGAAAAGGCTACTTTGATGCAGTTTGCGGTGTTATAACTGGCAATGAGTTATGAGtactgagaagggaaaaaaatgcattgtcATTTCCACTTTgggtaacagaaaaaaaacccttcagcacctgtaaaacaatacaaaaaataataaaaaataaaacaaaatggtacTATCTTATCTTCATATGGGAATTTATCTGTACGTATGGATAAAGGCTGgaaaaatatagacaaaaatgaaattaactatTTTAGGGCTATGAGAAGGAATATGGGTGAACTTTTCcccttaaaaatattctcatatcGTGATGATGCTAGAGATAGAACCTGATTGATGACCATCTGGGACGAGTACACAGTCCCATCAATAAAACCCTgtgacttaaaaagtaaaaataaaaaatggagaacatttattactatatttttatagtt from Panthera leo isolate Ple1 chromosome C1, P.leo_Ple1_pat1.1, whole genome shotgun sequence encodes the following:
- the DRAM2 gene encoding DNA damage-regulated autophagy modulator protein 2 isoform X1: MWWFQQGLSFLPSALVIWTAAAFIFSYIIAITLHHVDPALPYISDTGTLPPEKCLFGAMLNIAAVLCIATIYVRYKQVHALNPEENRIIRINKAGLVLGLLSCFGLSIVANFQKTDFFPVHICGAVLTFGMGSLYMLVQTILSYQMQPKIHGKQVFWIRLLLVIWCGVSAFSMLTSSSLLHSGNYGKDVDQKLHWDPEDKGYVLHMITTAAEWSLSFSFFGFFLTYIRDFQKISLQVEANLHGLTLYDTAPCPVNNERTRLLSRDL
- the DRAM2 gene encoding DNA damage-regulated autophagy modulator protein 2 isoform X4 gives rise to the protein MLNIAAVLCIATIYVRYKQVHALNPEENRIIRINKAGLVLGLLSCFGLSIVANFQKTDFFPVHICGAVLTFGMGSLYMLVQTILSYQMQPKIHGKQVFWIRLLLVIWCGVSAFSMLTSSSLLHSGNYGKDVDQKLHWDPEDKGYVLHMITTAAEWSLSFSFFGFFLTYIRDFQKISLQVEANLHGLTLYDTAPCPVNNERTRLLSRDL
- the DRAM2 gene encoding DNA damage-regulated autophagy modulator protein 2 isoform X2, which gives rise to MWWFQQGLSFLPSALVIWTAAAFIFSYIIAITLHHVDPALPYISDTGTLPPEKCLFGAMLNIAAVLCIATIYVRYKQVHALNPEENRIIRINKAGLVLGLLSCFGLSIVANFQKTDFFPVHICGAVLTFGMGSLYMLVQTILSYQMQPKIHGKQVFWIRLLLVIWCGVSAFSMLTSSSLLHSGNYGKDVDQKLHWDPEDKGYVLHMITTAAEWSLSFSFFGFFLTYIRDFQQNCISQPPFQLRIA